In Uranotaenia lowii strain MFRU-FL chromosome 2, ASM2978415v1, whole genome shotgun sequence, one genomic interval encodes:
- the LOC129745968 gene encoding centrosomal protein of 131 kDa-like, translating into MELSLYGSQINLATREKITPTNSYQHLVGIGLGSNQHHPHGHHFHHQRPGSAFNGSNSRLFPPNIRRPLSADSQIQRKATHFGGSGFSSSNYLSKRSTSSSSLLKSLLAEPISRYWESKTLTGSSTSGVASGQRSSKQMSCKVRSKKRSTVAKKKLTADCSSEESSMDDDTQESNNEAELEKIWSGERLRIAPGVDKKPPLPRSVIRKPGPRKNSLLPGQLSNSGGMSSKVDKKIDLPGRVSFSSNDPYEIDYSDYEDNNFGMKKPTGKADSTYDERKYQDTTIEPKPRYTSVKFEEDLTSSGYDTREDKSDKLVKFDSTPESTFCDEDDSQKIIEDYKKEIEDINRRREMELKLVQAESTKSYDPKNYTSLEVTETYVEETFRITACASVSATEDTDVENDRLLDNRQHGDEKPDVINEYYDCINEIINNQTDKRDKQDTKEDLLKLNLNNEIKTSPTEKNFKTSPKPTNSLDKNKLDNSSNQVIKNYFKVKDQNLNEVKQQNKSHQKSNVLLNKKNFKPKSADTHKSILRNASQKKAPTPSKFSPTLCREESNISEFHMDKVVSWMSCNEETFPKAPYESDTDGRAAPQSAPPIVGKCSVTTPTDMDKAEEGSNFNFNLERREPSRNEFTNFDEASLASELNNPPSDFQSLKKEVEYRLSNILDSRDSPDSTGQIQEQQHHDKDKMKDLLSYLDHIEMKCEKSLKPARPASESDRSELEFAAEPDYIETIPKMSDLLEIPAHQLARRVIKLSLRANELSNAMHLSKDHLSTVKADKTKAIRAEKVTFQNKLKEQKKHYEDIIGRHQEFIDQLIKDKSGLCEKVTQLTRRIESQNQSWEHRLKTELERAKDTAVAAEKIRREKWVRENTKKIKELTVKGLEMEINKMTAAHQKDMIELKRQHKEELMCAVSDLKLQYEQKEVDLKQTLMKDREAFIERERQMTLERFDKQVSEERLIFEQQRQHLLKEFEIEKERNLKELKQRNQYFESQINELKSENAKNLEFARKEYVQMLKDRENKHKEELAKLQNQLEADFAIWKRKHEETARMALEDRENTIRQQLRSERDQQIDRIVAKVDAETQKYQQDFDLKMSRLKEKHSAELREQETAEALLKQKYQDTRTQLAESEATIQNMKSTTKQMELQLTHSKKLCDELLREKETMKDSARKEVQKDLANMQKDHDREIERIYCRVQQAIDKKDSTIGNLQKEISGLKERCLKQDAIIRQQRIDYCIK; encoded by the exons atggaattgagtTTGTACGGATCGCAG ATCAACCTGGCAACGCGCGAAAAAATAACCCCTACCAATAGCTACCAACATTTGGTAGGGATAGGGTTGGGGAGCAATCAACACCACCCCCACGGCCACCATTTTCATCATCAAAGGCCCGGGTCAGCCTTCAATGGTAGTAATAGTCGTCTTTTTCCGCCAAATATTAGACGTCCACTATCAGCTGATAGTCAAATTCAGCGTAAAGCGACACATTTTGGCGGAAGTGGATTTTCGAGTAGCAACTATCTGTCGAAACGTAGCACTTCCTCTTCGAGTTTACTGAAATCGCTCCTGGCCGAGCCAATCTCGCGCTATTGGGAATCGAAAACATTAACAGGTTCTTCCACGTCAGGCGTGGCTTCTGGGCAGAGGTCCTCGAAGCAGATGTCCTGTAAGGTTAGGAGCAAGAAACGATCCACCGTTGCAAAGAAAAAGCTAACAGCTGACTGTAGCTCCGAGGAAAGCAGCATGGACGACGATACGCAAGAATCGAACAACGAAGCCGAGCTGGAAAAAATATGGTCCGGGGAAAGATTGAGGATAGCGCCGGGCGTTGACAAAAAACCTCCACTGCCGAGAAGCGTTATACGCAAACCGGGACCAAGAAAAAACAGTTTATTGCCGGGACAACTTAGTAATAGTGGGGGTATGTCATCTAAGGTTGATAAGAAAATTGATCTTCCTGGAAGGGTCTCATTCAGCTCTAATGATCCGTATGAGATAGATTACAGTGATTATGAGGATAATAACTTCGGTATGAAAAAACCTACGGGTAAAGCTGATTCAACTTATGACGAAAGAAAGTATCAGGATACAACAATCGAGCCAAAACCCAGGTACACATCGGTTAAGTTCGAAGAGGACCTAACCAGTTCAGGCTACGATACCAGAGAAGATAAATCTGATAAGCTGGTCAAGTTTGATTCGACGCCGGAATCGACGTTTTGTGATGAAGATGATTCTCAGAAAATTATCGAAGATTACAAGAAAGAAATAGAGGATATCAATCGACGACGGGAAATGGAACTTAAACTAGTCCAGGCTGAAAGTACAAAATCGTATGATCCGAAAAATTACACATCACTGGAAGTCACTGAAACGTACGTAGAAGAAACATTTCGGATTACAGCATGCGCCAGCGTCAGTGCTACAGAAGATACAGATGTCGAAAACGATAGATTGTTGGATAATCGACAGCATGGTGATGAAAAGCCTGATGTTATAAATGAATACTATGATTGTATCAATGAAATCATCAACAACCAAACAGACAAAAGGGATAAACAAGACACAAAGGAAGATTTGTTAAAGTTGAATCTCAACAACGAAATCAAAACTAGTCCCACTGAgaagaatttcaaaacttcaccAAAACCTACTAACTCATTagacaaaaataaattagacaATAGCTCGAATCAAgtaatcaaaaattattttaaggtcAAAGATCAAAACTTAAACGAAGTGAAGCAACAAAATAAATCCCACCAAAAGAGCAACGTTCtgttaaataagaaaaattttaaaccgaAATCTGCGGACACCCACAAATCGATACTAAGAAATGCGTCTCAGAAGAAAGCTCCAACGCCGAGTAAGTTTTCTCCAACGCTTTGTCGCGAGGAAAGTAACATATCAGAATTTCACATGGATAAAGTTGTCAGCTGGATGTCCTGCAATGAGGAAACCTTCCCAAAAGCACCATATGAAAGTGACACTGATGGACGAGCAGCTCCGCAATCGGCTCCTCCTATCGTTGGTAAATGTTCTGTCACAACCCCAACGGATATGGACAAGGCTGAAGAGGGATCCAATTTTAACTTCAACCTAGAGAGAAGAGAACCTAGTCgaaatgaatttacaaactttgATGAAGCATCATTGGCAAGCGAACTGAACAACCCACCCTCAG atTTCCAATCATTGAAAAAGGAAGTCGAGTACAGGCTGAGCAACATCCTGGACTCCCGAGATTCGCCGGACAGTACGGGTCAGATTCAGGAACAGCAGCACCACGACAAAGACAAGATGAAGGATCTACTTTCGTATTTAGATCATATCGAGATGAAGTGCGAGAAAAGTTTGAAACCGGCGAGACCAGCATCAGAATCGGATCGCTCGGAGCTGGAATTTGCCGCCGAACCGGACTACATCGAAACGATACCAAA AATGAGCGATTTACTGGAAATTCCAGCCCATCAGTTGGCACGACGTGTGATCAAGCTTTCACTCCGCGCAAATGAACTTAGCAATGCTATGCATCTATCCAAGGATCACCTTTCGACGGTTAAAGCGGACAAAACGAAGGCAATCCGAGCGGAAAAGGTCACCTTCCAGAACAAGCTAAAGGAGCAGAAAAAGCACTACGAGGATATCATAGGCCGACATCAAGAGTTCATCGATCAGCTTATAAAAGACAAATCTGGGCTGTGTGAAAAGGTTACACAGCTTACAAGGAGAATTGAGTCACAAAATCAGAGCTGGGAACATCGTCTCAAAACTGAACTTGAACGAGCAAAGGATACGGCAGTTGCAGCTGAGAAAATAAGACGAGAGAAGTGGGTTCGTGAAAACACTAAGAAAATCAAGGAGCTCACCGTTAAAGGTCTCGAAATGGAAATCAATAAGATGACAGCAGCCCATCAGAAAGATATGATCGAACTGAAACGTCAACACAAAGAAGAACTCATGTGCGCAGTTTCCGATCTCAAGCTTCAATACGAGCAGAAGGAAGTCGACCTCAAGCAAACTTTGATGAAAGACCGCGAAGCATTCATCGAACGGGAACGACAAATGACACTAGAACGCTTCGACAAACAGGTCAGCGAAGAGCGGCTAATCTTCGAACAGCAGAGGCAACATTTGCTGAAAGAGTTCGAAATCGAAAAAGAACGGAATCTCAAAGAACTGAAACAGCGCAATCAATACTTCGAATCACAGATTAATGAACTTAAGAGCGAAAATGCTAAAAATTTGGAGTTTGCTCGCAAAGAGTATGTTCAAATGTTAAAAGATCGAGAAAATAAACATAAG GAGGAGTTGGCTAAATTGCAGAATCAGTTGGAAGCTGATTTCGCCATTTGGAAGAGAAAACACGAGGAAACGGCCCGCATGGCTTTGGAGGATCGTGAAAACACTATAAGGCAACAGCTGCGGTCCGAGAGAGATCAGCAAATTGATAGAATTGTTGCCAAAGTGGATGCCGAAACGCAGAAATACCAGCaagatttcgatttaaaaatgaG TCGCTTGAAGGAGAAACATTCGGCTGAGTTGCGTGAGCAAGAAACAGCCGAAGCATTGCTTAAGCAAAAATATCAGGACACCCGTACCCAGctggcagagagcgaagccacAATACAGAACATGAAGTCTACCACCAAACAGATGGAGCTGCAGCTGACTCACTCGAAGAAACTATGCGACGAACTGCTGCGAGAGAAGGAAACGATGAAGGATTCTGCTCGCAAAGAGGTTCAGAAAGATCTGGCGAACATGCAGAAGGATCATGATCGGGAAATTGAACGGATTTACTGCAG agttcAACAAGCCATCGATAAAAAGGATTCGACCATTGGAAATTTGCAGAAGGAGATATCCGGATTGAAAGAACGATGCCTAAAGCAAGATGCTATTATCCGTCAACAGCGAATCGATTATTGTATAAAATAA